GATAATGCGGAAGTGGTTTCTAAATCGTATCCTGATTTCTGGAAAGATTTAGAGCGCTTAGGGTTTAAAACTTTCGAGTTATAACATCATTAAAGAGCAGTGAATTAGCAGGTTTTGAAAATAATCATCAAAACACTTGACAACGCCTATCTCACAATCGTATATTTGCACCCTAAATAAATAGACTACATGAAATTATCTCATTTTCAATTCAATTTACCAAAAGAACTTCTTGCAGAATACCCAGCTGAAAACAGAGACGAATCTCGTCTTATGGTTATTGACCGTAAAAAACAAACAATAGAACATAAAATGTTCAAAGATGTTATCGATTATTTTGATGATGGAGATGTTTTAATTCTAAATAACACTAAGGTTTTCCCAGCTCGTTTGTACGGAAACAAAGAAAAGACTGGAGCAAGAATCGAGGTTTTTTTGCTTAGAGAATTAAACGCAGAACAAAGACTTTGGGATGTATTAGTTGATCCAGCTCGTAAAATCAGAATTGGTAACAAACTATATTTTGGTGATGACGATTCGTTAGTTGCTGAGGTAATTGATAATACAACTTCTCGTGGAAGAACATTGCGTTTCCTTTACGATGGTTCTTATGAAGAATTCAGAAACAAATTGACAGAACTTGGTGAAACACCAATTCCAAAATACATCAGTAGAGACGTGACTCCAGAAGATGCAGAACGTTACCAAACAATCTATGCAAAAGAAGAAGGGGCAGTAGCGGCACCAACAGCTGGTCTGCATTTCTCAAAACACTTGTTGAAAAAATTAGAAATTAAAGGAATTAAGTTTGCTGAAGTAACACTTCACGTAGGTTTAGGAACTTTTAATCCAGTTGAGGTTGAAGATTTATCGAAACACAAAATGGATTCTGAAGAACTAAAAATAACACAAGAAGCTTGTGATATTGTTAATGACGCAAAATTGAAAAAGAAACGTATTTGTGCAGTAGGAACAACTTCTATGCGTGCAATTGAAAGCTCAGTTTCTTCACAAAGAACTTTAAATCCGTTTGAAGGTTGGACTAATAAATTTGTTTTTCCACCTCACGATTTTAGTGTGGCTACATGTATGATTACAAATTTCCATACGCCAAAATCAACTTTATTAATGATGATTTCAGCTTTCTGTGGTCATGATTTAATGAAGAGAGCGTATGAAGAAGCAATCAAAGAACAATACAAATTCTATTCATATGGTGATGCTATGTTAATCATCTAATTATATTAGAATAAGCAAAAAAAATCTCGCTACTACTAGCGAGATTTTTTTTCGGTAATTATTAATGAATTATCTCATTTTGTTTCTCTTTATTTTAATGGATGGATCAACAACAAAACACAGTTTTGAGCAAAGACTAATTCAAAATTTTTGTGTTTCCTTAATAGCACTTAATATCTCAGATTTTACCACTATCATTACGAATTAAGTCTGTTAAGTTTTACTATGTTTTGTTGTTTACCAAATCTAAATTTAGGATTAATTTTATACCATTTGTAATTTTGGAACTTCAATTTCAGCTAATTCCATTTTATAAAGGTTTAAATAATTTTGTATTTCTTTTAATTTGTTTTCAAAATAGGAAGTTGATGAAAACAATGTTTGATAATATTCAATTCCTTCTAATAAATTATTTTTGAAAGCATTCAATTTTTTCATTTGTGGCGCTGTAATTTCATCTGCCACTTCTTTAATTTCATTTTTGAAATAATCCACATACATTTTCAATTCTTTTACAAACATATTAGGACGATCTGCAATGGTGAGTACCGAATAATTTCCGTAGATATGTTGCACCATTTCAGACAGTGAAACTTCTTGGTCAAAATAAGCCATATTAGGTCCTGGACAAATTACAACTCCTTGAGCTTGTCCTTTTATTTTAATGTCATTTTCTAAATAAGAGGCGTTCGCTAAACCAACACAAAGGCATGATTTTTCAGTAATGCTATCTTTTAACTTAGTGTAAGTCTCTGTTGAAACAGAGTCTTTTTTAGCTTCTAATTCTTCTAATTTTACATCTTGATATTTTTTAGAAGCTGTACAAATGGCATTACCATCAGCATCTTTATTCAAGGCAAGAAATTTCTTTGGACAAGAACTTCCAGCTTTGTTTTCATGAATTCTTCTTTGTTTCATAATCTCATTAGTCGTGCCTCTTAAGGTATTAAAAGGAACACCTAAAGGTGAAATATGGCTTAAGTACAAATCAGATTCTTTAGCGTTAGCTAATAATTTACGAGTAGCATGATCAACTGAAGTTGCTTCAGGAACTAAAAGAAATGGCGAACCCCAACCCACAGAATCCACTTTATATGATTCTAATAAAAAGTCGTGTTCTTCAGCAGTTCCAACACCACCTTGTACAGTGATTTTTAAATCTAAAGGTTTTTCTGGAACATGCATTCCTTTTTGCTCTAGTGCTTTTACCATTAAATTATGTGCTGACTCGATTAATTGGTCTTTTTTCTGTTTAAATTCTTCTAAAATAGGACCTAATAAAAAACCATCGGTAGCAAAAGCGTGTCCACCACAATTTAATCCAGATTCAATTCGGTATTCTGAAACCCAAAGTCCTTTTTTAGCTAGAAAATTTCCTTGAATCATTGCAGAACGGAAATCGCTTACTTTTAAAGTTATTTTCTTTTGTAATTTATTGGTTGTATCAGGATAAAAAACAGGAAAATTTTCGAAATAGCTGTACAATCTAGGATTCATTCCTGCCGAAAGTACCACTGAAGATTCTAATGTACTATTAGCAAATCCTCTAAGAGCTGCATGGGCATCATTGAACGCTACAGGTAATTGTTCTTCTTTTATGAAGTTATCCTTGTCTAATTTAGTCATGATATTGACGTCAATATCACCTGGAGTCAAATGACTTTCTAGATAATTTTTGATATTTTCTTTGAAAGCTATTCCATCTTCAACTAAACTTTGTAATCCTTTTTTAATTTCAGATTTATTAGGCAACATTGCAATATAGCTTTCTAATGCTAGTTTGCTTTCTGTTAATTCAGTTTTGAAACTTTCGAATTTTTCTTTTACAATTTTATCGACTAAATTTAAGTACGAAGTAATACGTTCAGCACGATAATCATGCATTTTTTGCGTTATTTCTTGATAAGGAATATCAAATTTTTGATGATAAAAAGTATTCATCTTTTCTATCAATTCATCATCGGCAATCGATATCACAGAAGATATGCCATATTTAGCCACACGAATTGGGCTATCTATCGTATACGCCAATCCCATAACCGGAATATGGAAAGTATGTATTGGTTTTGTGTTTGTTGTCATGTAAATGAATTCGTTTTTATAAGATGCAAAGGTTGAAATAAACATCCGTTTAAAACCTGATAAATGTCATGACCCATCTATCCTAAGGCAATTTTATTGAAGAATATGTAGTTTTATGCTTTTAGAAAAATGATTTAGTAGGAATTTCTTTTCTTGCATATTGAAAACGGTCCACTAATTTTGGTAAACAATATCCATCAAGGCCATTTAGTGCTATTACATTTCCTTTGTCAATTTGAAGCCAACCATCTTTGTGTTCTAAATCTTCATTAAAAAACAGATGCTCAATTGAGGCTATAATGTGGATGGTGTCGTTTTCTTTGATATAATATTCATTTATATGTTTACAGTATAATTGTACTGGACTCCCTTTTACAAAGGGCACGTCTATATTATTTTTATATTCTTCTTCAAGATTTGTTTTGTCAAATTCAGATACTCCAAGATCATAATTTGCAGAGGTATGATGGGCATCGGCTATCATATCAACGGTTATGTGATTCACTGTAAAATAACCTGTTTGTCTTATATTTTTATAGGTGTCTCTCGGAACAGTCGTTGGTCTCATAATAAATCCAATAAGAGCTGGATCACTACCTAAATGAGTAACACTACTAAAAATAGCAACATTGGATTTTCCATCAATTGATTTTGTGGCAATAAGGTTGGCTGATTTATAACCCGTACAAGAATTGATTAGGTTGAGTCTTTCCACTTTTTCCATTTGGGAAATTGCATCTTTTGAAATGTGTTTCATCTTTTTTAATTTTAAACAAAGGTATTTATTTTGTTTAATAAATTTATAAATTTATTAAACAAAATAGACGTATATTTCTCGGAAAGTTTTCTTCAGAAGTATTATCCAGAAAATGAATGATTTAAATAACTTCTAATTCTTATATATTTGTTAATCAAAATGTAATCAAAATGGGAAAAATCAAAAAAGTACTTCTAGTATTATTTTCAATAGTTATTCTTTTGTCTGTAGCATTAATTGCGTATGGTTTTTATTTAAAGCCAAAGTATGAAGGCGAAGTTGAACTTAAAAATATTCAGAATAAGACCACCGTTTATTTTGATGAATTTGGAGTTCCTCATATTTATGCAGATAATTCGAAAGATGCCATGGAAGCTTTGGGATATGTACATGCTCAGGATCGATTGTGGCAAATGGAATTAATGCGCCGAATAGCACCAGGAAGATTGTCAGAAATTTTTGGTTCGGTTGCTTTAAAAAACGACAAGTTTTTTGCGGGATTGGGTATCGAAGAAGCTTCGGAAAAAGCAATTGCAACTTTGGATAAAAATAGTCCCAGTTATCAATTGACTTTAGCATATTTAGACGGAATCAATCAATATATTGAAGAAGGGAAAACACCTGTCGAATTTCAATTAATTGGCATTAAGAAAGAGAAATTTACGATAAAAGATGTCTACAATATTTTTGGATACATGTCATTTAGTTTTGCGATGGCTCAGAAATCAGATCCCTTATTGACGGATATTCGGAATAAATATGGGATGGAGTATTTGAAAGATTTTGGAATTGACGGATCTTTTAATACGACCAGAATTAGAAATGCGAAACAACAACCGCAAGAATATGTAGCTATTGCTAAGTCTATAGCTTCACTTTTGGAGCAATCGCCAATTCCTCCATTTGTAGGAAGTAACAGTTGGGTAATTGCTCCTGAGAAAACTAAAAATGGCAAAGTGATTTTTGCAAACGACCCGCATATTGGATTTTCACAACCAGGAACATGGTATGAAGCTCATTTAGTAACACCTGATTTTGAGTTGTATGGTTCTTATTTGGCTGGAACTCCATTCCCTTTGTTAGGGCACAATAGGGAATATGCTTATGGTTTGACAATGTTCGAAAATGATGATATTGATTTGTATCAAGAGGAAAACGATCCTTCAAATGCTAAGAAATACAAAACCCCAACTGGTTTTAAAGAGTACCAGCAGATTCAAAAAATCATAAAGGTTAAAGATACTTCGGATGTAGTTTTAAATCTAAAAGTGAGTCGTCATGGTCCTATTATGAATGATTTGATAGAAGGATTAAATGTAGATAAACCAGTAGCACTTTCTTGGATATATACCCAACAACCAATTCAGATTTTGGATGCAGTTTATATTCTTTCTCACTCAAAAAAAATGGAAGATTTTCAGCGAGGAGTTTCCCTTATTGCTGCGCCAGGATTAAATGTTATGTATGGTGATGCTAATGGGAATGTAGCTTGGTGGGCAACAGGAAAATTGTATAAGCATAATACAGACGTGAATACTAATTTTATTTTGAATGGAGCGAGTGGGGAAGATGATATTAAAGAATATTTGGATTTCTCCAAAAATCCGTCGGCAGTAAATCCAAAATGGAATTATGTTTATTCTGCAAATAATCAACCGGAACCTATAGATGGGTATTTGTATCCAGGATATTATCTGCCAGAGGACAGAGCAAAAAGAATTGATCAATTATTGGCTCCAAAATCCAATTGGGATAAAGAAGCAGTTAGTAAAATGATTTTTGATAATAGGTCATCAGTTGCTACAGATGTAGTTAGAAATTTGCTTTCAGAAGTTGATTATAAAACATTTTCAAAAAACGAAAAAGAAGCTTTGACGGTTCTAAAATCTTGGAATGGTTCCAATAATATAGAAGATATAGGCCCGACAATTTATAATAAATGGATTTATTTGTATTTGAAAAACACTTTTGAAGATGAGATGGGAGAGGCTAATTTCAAGCAATTTCTAGGAACACATATCATGAAGCAAATAATAGCTAAACAAATGGCTAATAAAGAATCGCTTTGGTGGGATAATGTTGAAACTAAAAATAAAAAAGAAACTAGGAATCAAATTCTAACTATGTCTTTCAAACAAGCAATTCATAGTTTAGAAGATCAGCTTGGCAATTTGGTAACAGCGTGGACTTGGAGTAAAGTGCATACAGTAGAACATCAGCATCCTTTAGGAAAAATTGCGGTTTTAAAGCCATTTTTTAATTTAGGCCCTTTTGAAGTTTCAGGCTCAAATGAAGTGATTAACAACTTGTTTTTTGATTATACTAATGATCGAAGTTATATTGTAAAGGGAGGACCGTCAACAAGAAGAGTTATCGATTTTTCGGATATTGAAAACAGCTGGAGTGTTTTGCCAACAGGACAGTCAGGAAATCAAATGAGTGCACATTATAGTGATCAAGCGGTTCTTTATAATTCAGGAAAGTTTAGAAAGATGAAATTGAACAAACAAGAAATTATTAAAACATCAACAAAACTGATTTTTCTTCCGCATTAAATTTCTTGTTTTATAATTCGTCAAAACCCCTGTTAAACTTTCGGTTTTTAAATGCTTTTTTGTGATAATAACTAATTTTACATCGATTTCTTTAGAACAAATAAAAATATTTTATTTCTACTCTTTGTGTCGGTTTATTGTACTATTATTCTAATTAGAGTATAAAGTATGTGTTTTTTTCATTAAATAATTAATTTGTTTGTTTTTTTTTGAAACAAATGAGATGTAAAAAAAAAATGTTTTATTCCTTGAATAAAATTAACTATAATTAAATTAAAAAAAGTTTTTTTATTTGAACTAAAAATATAAATTTGCTCCACTACAAGTTTATTTAAACATAAAATTAAAATTATTTAAAACTATTAAAATTAAAAAAAATGGCAAACGTTAAAAAAGAAAGCAGTTCAAACGGAGGAGGAATGATTTCAGGAATCATCATTGTAGCATGTATTACAGTTGGATGGGTAATTTGGAATTTCATCATGGGTGCAGGGTCTAATTTTGAAGGCGGAGTAAATACAGGTCACCCACTACCAGGAAACTATTTAGCAATGGTATACAAAGGAGGACCAATCGTACCAATATTATTAGGATGTTTATTAATGGTAATTGTTTTTTCTTTCGAAAGATATTTTGTTATCTCTAAAGCTTCTGGAAAAGGAAATTTAGATGTTTTCATGAAAAAAGTACAAGGAAGTATCAATGGTGGTCATATTGACGAAGCTATTGAAGCTTGTGACAAACAACAAGGATCAGTTGCAAACGCAATTAAATCTGCTCTTGTAAAATACCAAGATGTGAAAAAAGAAGGTTTTGATAGCGAACAAGCTTCAGAAATGATTCACAAAGAAATCGAAGAGGCAACTTCATTAGAAATGCCAATGTTAGAAAAACACATGACTATTCTTTCTACTTTAGTTTCTTTAGGAACTCTTGCAGGATTATTAGGAACAGTAACAGGTATGATTAAAGCGTTTGGTGCATTAGCATCTTCTGGAACTCCAGATCAAGCGATGCTTGCAAATGGTATCTCTGAAGCACTTATTAATACAGCTACAGGTATCTCTACTTCTGCTTTAGCTATCATCATGTACAACTTATTTACTTCAAAAATCGATACTTTAACTTATTCTATCGACGAAGCTGGTACAGCAATTGTAAATACTTACAGAAGATACAGAGGAAGTTTAAAATAATTAATAATAGTTTGTTAGTCAATCAATACTCTTAAAGGGTATGATTGCTTAATGAATA
Above is a window of Flavobacterium sp. 123 DNA encoding:
- the queA gene encoding tRNA preQ1(34) S-adenosylmethionine ribosyltransferase-isomerase QueA, producing MKLSHFQFNLPKELLAEYPAENRDESRLMVIDRKKQTIEHKMFKDVIDYFDDGDVLILNNTKVFPARLYGNKEKTGARIEVFLLRELNAEQRLWDVLVDPARKIRIGNKLYFGDDDSLVAEVIDNTTSRGRTLRFLYDGSYEEFRNKLTELGETPIPKYISRDVTPEDAERYQTIYAKEEGAVAAPTAGLHFSKHLLKKLEIKGIKFAEVTLHVGLGTFNPVEVEDLSKHKMDSEELKITQEACDIVNDAKLKKKRICAVGTTSMRAIESSVSSQRTLNPFEGWTNKFVFPPHDFSVATCMITNFHTPKSTLLMMISAFCGHDLMKRAYEEAIKEQYKFYSYGDAMLII
- a CDS encoding flavin reductase family protein produces the protein MKHISKDAISQMEKVERLNLINSCTGYKSANLIATKSIDGKSNVAIFSSVTHLGSDPALIGFIMRPTTVPRDTYKNIRQTGYFTVNHITVDMIADAHHTSANYDLGVSEFDKTNLEEEYKNNIDVPFVKGSPVQLYCKHINEYYIKENDTIHIIASIEHLFFNEDLEHKDGWLQIDKGNVIALNGLDGYCLPKLVDRFQYARKEIPTKSFF
- a CDS encoding penicillin acylase family protein, producing MGKIKKVLLVLFSIVILLSVALIAYGFYLKPKYEGEVELKNIQNKTTVYFDEFGVPHIYADNSKDAMEALGYVHAQDRLWQMELMRRIAPGRLSEIFGSVALKNDKFFAGLGIEEASEKAIATLDKNSPSYQLTLAYLDGINQYIEEGKTPVEFQLIGIKKEKFTIKDVYNIFGYMSFSFAMAQKSDPLLTDIRNKYGMEYLKDFGIDGSFNTTRIRNAKQQPQEYVAIAKSIASLLEQSPIPPFVGSNSWVIAPEKTKNGKVIFANDPHIGFSQPGTWYEAHLVTPDFELYGSYLAGTPFPLLGHNREYAYGLTMFENDDIDLYQEENDPSNAKKYKTPTGFKEYQQIQKIIKVKDTSDVVLNLKVSRHGPIMNDLIEGLNVDKPVALSWIYTQQPIQILDAVYILSHSKKMEDFQRGVSLIAAPGLNVMYGDANGNVAWWATGKLYKHNTDVNTNFILNGASGEDDIKEYLDFSKNPSAVNPKWNYVYSANNQPEPIDGYLYPGYYLPEDRAKRIDQLLAPKSNWDKEAVSKMIFDNRSSVATDVVRNLLSEVDYKTFSKNEKEALTVLKSWNGSNNIEDIGPTIYNKWIYLYLKNTFEDEMGEANFKQFLGTHIMKQIIAKQMANKESLWWDNVETKNKKETRNQILTMSFKQAIHSLEDQLGNLVTAWTWSKVHTVEHQHPLGKIAVLKPFFNLGPFEVSGSNEVINNLFFDYTNDRSYIVKGGPSTRRVIDFSDIENSWSVLPTGQSGNQMSAHYSDQAVLYNSGKFRKMKLNKQEIIKTSTKLIFLPH
- a CDS encoding MotA/TolQ/ExbB proton channel family protein, with protein sequence MANVKKESSSNGGGMISGIIIVACITVGWVIWNFIMGAGSNFEGGVNTGHPLPGNYLAMVYKGGPIVPILLGCLLMVIVFSFERYFVISKASGKGNLDVFMKKVQGSINGGHIDEAIEACDKQQGSVANAIKSALVKYQDVKKEGFDSEQASEMIHKEIEEATSLEMPMLEKHMTILSTLVSLGTLAGLLGTVTGMIKAFGALASSGTPDQAMLANGISEALINTATGISTSALAIIMYNLFTSKIDTLTYSIDEAGTAIVNTYRRYRGSLK